From a region of the Bdellovibrio bacteriovorus genome:
- a CDS encoding redoxin family protein, which translates to MQRLSTLILLTLWASFSWALPTFDGNDVTSQKEYQFSTSDKEATVLIFVSAKCPCSASHEALLKKLSEEYKSMQFVGVHSNSDETVEETKQHFAEAQLPFPVIQDRKSKLANELGALKTPHAFVFNKKGEMVYHGGVTDSHVGPSAKKFFLKEVLEDIHAGKAPRHKEGRALGCYIQREDS; encoded by the coding sequence ATGCAAAGACTTTCGACTCTAATTCTGCTGACACTTTGGGCATCGTTTTCATGGGCCCTGCCGACTTTTGACGGAAACGATGTCACTTCACAAAAAGAATACCAGTTTTCGACATCAGATAAAGAGGCAACGGTCTTGATTTTTGTTTCTGCTAAATGTCCCTGCTCTGCCAGCCACGAAGCTTTACTGAAAAAATTATCGGAAGAATATAAAAGCATGCAGTTTGTGGGTGTTCATTCCAACTCCGATGAAACTGTCGAAGAGACCAAACAACATTTTGCCGAAGCTCAACTTCCCTTTCCTGTCATTCAAGATAGAAAATCTAAGCTAGCCAACGAACTGGGTGCGTTGAAAACACCTCATGCGTTCGTTTTTAATAAGAAAGGCGAAATGGTCTATCACGGCGGCGTGACCGACAGCCACGTCGGCCCCAGTGCGAAAAAGTTTTTCTTAAAAGAAGTTCTTGAAGACATTCATGCAGGCAAAGCGCCTCGTCACAAAGAAGGCCGCGCTTTAGGTTGCTACATCCAAAGGGAGGACAGCTAA